CTTCTTGCCATCTGTGGCATTGATGTATCTTTTTTCAACTTTACTGAGTTTGACAGTTTTATAGATGTCGTCATTTACTTTTGTGATCTGATTCCAGGTTTTTGTTTTGATATTGTAACTGAATATTTCAGCAGCGTGATTGAAGGCTGTTCGAGTTACGATGACCAGATCACCATTTAAAGCTACCAAACCACTTATGTCAAAATCACCCTTTGTTATCTGGCTGACTACCGGCAGTTTTTTTGTCATTCCCGGATAATCCACTTCAAACAACTGAATCGTACCATCTACAGGTGCCGTAAAATATATTTTTTTACCATCTGCACTCCACAAAAAGTTATTGACGGTTCCATCCCAGTCTTTTGTAAGATTTATTTCAACATCATTTTTAAGTACAATTATGTCGTTTTTGTCCGCTTCATATCCATCTCTTTTCATTTGCAACCATGCCAATGCACCGTCCTTAGAATATAAGGGGTGCGTATCATAACCCGGGTTGTTTTTCGTCAGGTTGGATGTTTCTCCTGTTTCAAGGTTAAACAAATACAAATCTGTGTTGGTACTTAATGCAGCGTCTGTTCCATATTTTTTCTTGCTGACATATAGAATATTTTTACTGTCCGGACTCCAGATATAATCTTCATCACCCCCGAAAGGCTTCTGCGGGGAATGAAATGCCTGATTCATCATAATGTCTGTCTCCGTAGTATCATCCGATTTTTTGTAAAAGACGTGGTTGAAAAGTCCGGTATTCCAGGCGTCCCAATGTCTGTAATCCAAAGTCTCGTAAATATAAACATTGGATTCGGGCATATCTTTATGAATGTGTTTGCCCTGAATATTTTTAAGCTGAACTTCTTTGTGATATAATTTGTACAACCCGTCGGGAGACATATTTTTATCCGTCACCAGATCCTGATATTTTTCGATCATTGTGGCCTGACCTCCTGTGACAGGAATTGAATAGGTTTTGGTATATGATTTATTTTCTTCCAATGAAGGCGTTGTCACATTATAAATGACAGACTTCCCGTCTTTAGTTATTCCGATAGCTGATACACGTCCCAGTTTCCAGAGAAGATCAGGCGTCATGACATTTTGGGCGGAAAGCGTGATACTAAAAACAAAAGAAATCAATATGCTGATAAAAAACTTCATAAATTCAATTTTTAAAATGGTAAAAAATTTGATATTTTCATTTCCTCAAAGAAATCTGAGAATGAAATGACGCCAAAAATAAAGTTTTTGAAATAAAAACCAGGTGTTTAACATAATTTTATGGGTCTTTATTGATTATGGTGTGTATAATAAAGCACAATTAATAAATAAGGTCCAAGCCATATAAAAAATATGCGAATGCCATACCTTAAGGTAGAATGCCAAAAAGCGTGGCCGTTCCGGTACGCGGAGCGATTTAGCGGAACTAGACTTTTTTGTTTACTTTTTTTCTGCGCTGCATTCCAAAGGAATATGCATGGCAATGAAAAAAAGTAAAAGCCTGTCGCGGCTTGAGCGACAAAGCCCGACAGTCGAAGAAATGTAGAATATTAAGACATCAGCATTTTCATGGATTAAGGTAAAAACTGTGCGATATGTCATTTGTACTTTTTACGAAATCAATACCCACTTATTTTCAATTCAAATACTTTCCGACAATAGGCA
The genomic region above belongs to Saprospiraceae bacterium and contains:
- a CDS encoding S9 family peptidase, whose translation is MKFFISILISFVFSITLSAQNVMTPDLLWKLGRVSAIGITKDGKSVIYNVTTPSLEENKSYTKTYSIPVTGGQATMIEKYQDLVTDKNMSPDGLYKLYHKEVQLKNIQGKHIHKDMPESNVYIYETLDYRHWDAWNTGLFNHVFYKKSDDTTETDIMMNQAFHSPQKPFGGDEDYIWSPDSKNILYVSKKKYGTDAALSTNTDLYLFNLETGETSNLTKNNPGYDTHPLYSKDGALAWLQMKRDGYEADKNDIIVLKNDVEINLTKDWDGTVNNFLWSADGKKIYFTAPVDGTIQLFEVDYPGMTKKLPVVSQITKGDFDISGLVALNGDLVIVTRTAFNHAAEIFSYNIKTKTWNQITKVNDDIYKTVKLSKVEKRYINATDGKKILTYLIFPPDFDPAKKYPTILYCQGGPQSALTQFYSFRWNLQLMAAQGYIIVAPNRRGMPGHGVEWNEQISKDWGGQSHRDLLSAIDVVSREPFVNRNLLGAVGASYGGYSVYYLAGTHEGRFKTFIAHNGVFNTQSMYGNTEEMFFVNWDMGGAYWEKNNEAAQKAFTDFNPINHVQKWETPILIIQGGKDYRVPIGQGQEAFQAAQLLKIKSKMLYFPEENHFILKPQNAIIWQRSFFDWLKETLI